Proteins from one Streptomyces sp. NBC_00390 genomic window:
- a CDS encoding methyltransferase: protein MTTINPATDPKDPAGIGQLGLGFASAKLLLTALELGVFTTLSGTADREAGVEELRAALGLHPRAATDFFDALVALGLLERSSGRYRNSEAAERYLVRGENYAGGFLEGANFVLYPAWGRLTQALRTGAPQAEGDFEAMLSDPAAQRVFLTMQDSLSAPLVPYLLGSQEWSGWSTLTDVGGARGNLAGLLLRAQPHLTGRVFDRPQNAGPCAEHAKALGVADRLSFTGGDFFSDELPEADVIVIGHVLADFSLEQRKLLIEKAYRAVRPGGALLVYDPMPGDKPDLAGLVASLHMLVMTPAGAGYHPGDCGQWMRVAGFTGIAEHELPLGNTLVTGRKPS, encoded by the coding sequence ATGACCACGATCAATCCGGCGACCGACCCCAAGGATCCGGCCGGTATCGGCCAGTTGGGACTGGGGTTCGCCTCGGCCAAGCTGCTGCTGACCGCCCTGGAGCTGGGCGTGTTCACCACCCTTTCCGGCACCGCGGACCGCGAGGCGGGGGTGGAGGAGCTGCGGGCAGCCCTCGGGCTGCATCCGCGGGCCGCCACCGACTTCTTCGACGCGCTGGTCGCGCTCGGGCTGCTGGAGCGCAGCTCGGGCCGGTACCGCAACAGCGAGGCGGCCGAGCGGTACCTGGTCCGCGGCGAGAACTACGCGGGCGGCTTCCTCGAGGGCGCCAATTTCGTGCTGTACCCGGCCTGGGGGCGGCTCACCCAGGCGCTGCGCACCGGCGCCCCGCAGGCCGAGGGCGACTTCGAGGCGATGCTCAGCGACCCGGCCGCGCAGCGGGTGTTCCTGACCATGCAGGACTCGCTGAGCGCGCCGCTGGTGCCGTATCTGCTCGGGTCCCAGGAGTGGAGCGGCTGGAGCACGCTGACCGACGTCGGCGGTGCGCGCGGCAATCTGGCCGGGCTGCTGCTGCGCGCCCAGCCGCATCTGACCGGGCGGGTCTTCGACCGGCCGCAGAACGCCGGGCCGTGCGCCGAGCACGCGAAGGCGCTCGGGGTGGCGGACCGGCTGTCGTTCACCGGCGGGGACTTCTTCAGCGACGAGCTGCCCGAGGCCGACGTGATCGTGATCGGGCATGTGCTGGCCGACTTCTCGCTCGAGCAGCGCAAGCTTCTGATCGAGAAGGCGTACCGGGCGGTGCGGCCGGGCGGTGCGCTGCTGGTCTACGACCCGATGCCCGGCGACAAGCCGGACCTGGCCGGCCTGGTGGCGAGCCTGCACATGCTGGTGATGACGCCGGCGGGGGCGGGGTACCACCCGGGTGACTGCGGGCAGTGGATGCGGGTGGCGGGCTTCACGGGCATCGCCGAGCACGAACTACCGCTGGGAAACACGCTGGTGACGGGTCGTAAGCCGAGCTGA
- a CDS encoding MMPL family transporter — protein sequence MKRLATLPGGRRAKWFVLAAWLILAMALGPLAGKVADVEDNDANAYLPGNAEAAVVNDRLEEFHTDEVLPAVVVYVRDGGITAADRAAAEADRKELAPLVPDRAIDAPAASEDGKALLLTVPVPYSEEFSEVLKKTREVADANAPADLQVKVAGPAGALQDTIDVFDELDGTLLIGSAIVVALLLLLIYRSPVLWLVPLIAVGFASVLSQVITYAGGKFADLPVDGQSSGLLTVLVFGVGTDYALLLIARYREELTRHENRHAAMQIALRRSGPAILASAGTIVIGLLCLLLADLNSSQSLGWVGAAGVLCGFLAMVTVLPALLVILGRWIFWPFVPKFGQSQRAEHGGWARIGAAVAKRPRLSWVTATLVMGALAFGATGIGFGLTQSEMYTSTPDSVAGQRLVAAHYPGGSSAPADVIAKASAEQQVVDAVGAVSGVAEVQQVKYSRDRGLVQVPVVLEDDPDTPAAERTVNRLRDAVHRVEGADAKVGGATASALDTQRAVSRDSRLVIPVVLAVVLLVLIALLRAVVAPVVLLATVVLSYFGALGASNLLFEHAFDWAGVHHSLPLLGFVFLVALGIDYNIFLMTRVREEVGLLGHEKGVQSGLASTGAVITSAGLVLAATFSILVSLPLVTMAELGILVGLGVLLDTFLVRTVLVPALSLDIGKRMWWPGALHRALRDNAPPLSGESQGSVAENSHPQGENISL from the coding sequence ATGAAGCGGCTGGCGACCCTACCGGGCGGGCGACGGGCCAAGTGGTTCGTCCTCGCCGCCTGGCTGATTCTCGCGATGGCCCTGGGGCCGCTGGCGGGCAAGGTGGCGGACGTCGAGGACAACGACGCCAACGCCTATCTGCCCGGCAACGCGGAAGCGGCCGTGGTGAACGACCGGCTGGAGGAGTTCCACACCGACGAGGTGCTGCCGGCGGTCGTCGTCTATGTCCGCGACGGCGGCATCACGGCGGCCGACCGGGCCGCGGCGGAGGCGGACCGCAAGGAGCTGGCACCGCTGGTGCCGGACCGTGCGATCGACGCGCCGGCCGCTTCCGAGGACGGCAAGGCTCTGCTGCTGACCGTCCCGGTGCCGTACAGCGAAGAGTTCTCCGAGGTGCTGAAGAAGACGCGGGAGGTCGCCGACGCGAACGCGCCGGCCGATCTCCAGGTCAAGGTGGCGGGTCCTGCCGGTGCGCTCCAGGACACCATCGACGTCTTCGACGAGCTGGACGGCACGCTGCTGATCGGCAGTGCGATCGTGGTCGCCCTGCTCCTGCTGCTCATCTACCGCAGTCCGGTGCTGTGGCTGGTGCCGCTGATCGCGGTGGGTTTCGCCTCGGTGCTGTCTCAGGTGATCACCTATGCGGGCGGCAAGTTCGCCGATCTGCCGGTGGACGGCCAGAGTTCGGGTCTGCTGACCGTCCTGGTGTTCGGTGTGGGCACGGACTACGCCCTGTTGCTGATCGCCCGCTACCGCGAGGAGCTGACCCGCCACGAGAACCGGCATGCCGCGATGCAGATCGCGCTGCGCCGCTCCGGCCCGGCGATCCTGGCCTCCGCGGGGACCATCGTCATCGGGCTGCTGTGTCTGCTCCTGGCGGATCTCAACTCCTCGCAGTCCCTGGGCTGGGTGGGCGCCGCGGGCGTGCTGTGCGGTTTCCTCGCCATGGTCACCGTGCTGCCGGCGCTGCTGGTCATCCTGGGACGCTGGATCTTCTGGCCGTTCGTGCCGAAGTTCGGGCAGTCCCAGCGGGCCGAGCACGGTGGCTGGGCCCGTATCGGCGCGGCGGTGGCGAAGCGTCCGCGGCTGTCGTGGGTGACGGCGACGCTGGTGATGGGTGCGCTGGCGTTCGGCGCGACGGGCATCGGCTTCGGTCTGACCCAGTCGGAGATGTACACCAGCACGCCGGACTCGGTGGCGGGTCAGCGGCTGGTGGCCGCCCACTACCCGGGTGGCTCGTCCGCGCCGGCGGATGTGATCGCCAAGGCCTCTGCCGAACAGCAGGTCGTCGACGCCGTCGGCGCGGTGAGCGGTGTGGCCGAGGTGCAGCAGGTGAAGTACTCGCGCGACCGCGGGCTGGTGCAGGTGCCCGTGGTGCTCGAGGACGACCCCGACACGCCGGCCGCCGAGCGGACCGTCAACCGGCTGCGGGACGCGGTGCACCGGGTCGAGGGCGCGGACGCCAAGGTCGGCGGTGCGACTGCCAGTGCGCTCGACACCCAGCGGGCCGTCTCGCGGGACAGCAGGCTTGTCATCCCGGTCGTGCTCGCCGTGGTGCTGCTGGTGCTGATCGCCTTGCTGCGGGCGGTGGTTGCGCCGGTGGTGCTGCTCGCGACCGTGGTGCTGTCGTACTTCGGGGCGCTCGGCGCAAGCAATCTGCTGTTCGAGCATGCATTCGACTGGGCTGGGGTACATCATTCCCTGCCACTGCTCGGCTTCGTCTTCCTCGTGGCACTGGGTATCGACTACAACATCTTCCTGATGACCAGGGTCCGTGAGGAGGTCGGTCTGCTGGGCCATGAGAAGGGCGTGCAGTCCGGTCTGGCCAGCACCGGGGCGGTGATCACCAGCGCGGGTCTCGTACTGGCGGCCACCTTCTCGATCCTTGTTTCGCTTCCCCTGGTGACGATGGCCGAACTGGGCATACTGGTGGGCCTGGGCGTCCTCCTGGACACTTTCCTGGTGCGCACCGTCCTCGTACCGGCACTCTCGCTGGACATCGGCAAACGTATGTGGTGGCCCGGCGCTCTGCATCGCGCTCTGCGCGACAACGCTCCGCCCCTATCAGGGGAATCTCAGGGTTCCGTCGCCGAGAACTCTCACCCGCAGGGGGAAAACATCTCTCTCTGA
- a CDS encoding tryptophan 7-halogenase, translating into MRGSTQILVIGGGPAGSTAAGLLAKDGFEVTLLERDEFPRYHIGESILPSCRPILEMLGVWDKVEAHGFQPKGGAYFFWGPEEWEVVFNNLGDDGANAWQVVRSEFDDILLRHAASLGVEVVENITVKELEFEGDRPVAALWTGTKNASLSGRIAFDYVIDASGRGGVFAAKHLKNRQYHEIFRNVGAWSYWKNVKPLDRGPDGAIAVISSEDGWFWNIPLHNGTTSVGLVTGRDIFNEKKNALGGIQEVYDKAISETPHIKRLLEGAEQVSGMKVEQDYSYTAESFCGPGYLLSGDAACFLDPLLSTGVHLATYSAMLAAASISSVLRGEVTEKEAWEFYNTVYRHSYERLLVLVSVFYESYRGKEHHFYNAQKLTSDQREGLSIQDAFDRIVTGIADLDDAQDVYSRVHAHLNGAESGDPNPLANLNKVHEQKQAPMSPENAVSGLYLAFRPRLHLARTEGEPTT; encoded by the coding sequence ATGCGTGGTTCCACCCAGATCCTCGTCATCGGGGGAGGGCCCGCGGGCTCCACCGCCGCCGGCCTGCTGGCCAAGGACGGCTTCGAGGTCACACTGCTGGAGCGCGACGAGTTCCCCCGCTATCACATCGGCGAATCGATCCTGCCCTCCTGCCGGCCGATCCTGGAGATGCTCGGCGTCTGGGACAAGGTGGAGGCACACGGCTTCCAGCCCAAGGGCGGCGCCTACTTCTTCTGGGGCCCCGAGGAGTGGGAGGTCGTGTTCAACAACCTCGGTGACGACGGCGCCAACGCCTGGCAGGTCGTGCGCTCCGAGTTCGACGACATTCTGCTGCGTCACGCCGCCTCGCTCGGCGTCGAGGTCGTGGAGAACATCACCGTCAAGGAGCTCGAGTTCGAGGGCGACCGACCCGTGGCGGCGCTGTGGACCGGTACCAAGAACGCGAGCCTGAGCGGCCGTATCGCCTTCGACTATGTCATCGACGCCTCGGGCCGCGGCGGTGTGTTCGCCGCCAAGCACCTGAAGAACCGTCAGTACCACGAGATCTTCCGCAATGTCGGCGCCTGGTCCTACTGGAAGAACGTCAAGCCGCTCGACCGCGGGCCCGACGGAGCCATCGCCGTCATCTCCTCGGAGGACGGGTGGTTCTGGAACATTCCGCTGCACAACGGCACCACCAGCGTCGGTCTGGTCACCGGACGGGACATCTTCAACGAGAAGAAGAACGCGCTCGGCGGCATCCAGGAGGTCTACGACAAGGCCATCTCCGAGACTCCGCACATCAAGCGCCTTCTCGAAGGCGCCGAGCAGGTCTCTGGGATGAAGGTCGAGCAGGACTACTCGTACACCGCCGAGAGCTTCTGCGGCCCCGGCTACCTGCTCAGCGGCGACGCGGCCTGCTTCCTCGACCCGCTGCTGTCCACCGGTGTCCACCTGGCCACCTACAGCGCCATGCTGGCGGCCGCGAGCATCTCCAGCGTGCTGCGCGGCGAGGTGACGGAGAAGGAGGCCTGGGAGTTCTACAACACGGTCTACAGGCACTCCTACGAGCGCCTGCTGGTGCTCGTCTCCGTGTTCTACGAGAGCTACCGCGGCAAGGAGCACCACTTCTACAACGCGCAGAAGCTCACCAGCGACCAGCGCGAAGGCCTCAGCATCCAGGACGCGTTCGACCGCATCGTCACCGGCATCGCCGATCTCGACGACGCGCAGGACGTCTACTCGCGGGTGCACGCCCACCTCAACGGTGCGGAGAGCGGTGACCCCAACCCGCTCGCCAACCTCAACAAGGTGCACGAGCAGAAGCAGGCCCCGATGAGCCCCGAGAACGCCGTCAGCGGTCTCTACCTTGCCTTCCGCCCCCGTCTGCACCTGGCGCGTACGGAGGGAGAGCCCACCACATGA
- a CDS encoding FAD-dependent monooxygenase, translating into MGNTAAAGARKAVLIGCGIAGPVLAMFLQRIGVTAVIYEGSGAPRDEAGAFLNLAPNGMAVLDTLGIREEVEKYGTQTTSTAFLNHKGKQLGLNPAETLLIKRGLLNKALREAAVARGVQIEFDKFFESVEHTADGVVARFKDGSSAEGDFLVGCDGIHSKTRYTVLPDAPHPQYTGVVGTAGYTRSDQAAPADGVMRMSFCLEGFFGYQTTSSGEIYWFENFHQAKEPGRGELERTPHEEWKPKLLAKHRRDHHPVSAIIESTESGILGYPIYDMLSIPKWHKDLVCLVGDAAHATSPHVGQGVSMAMEDSIVLAKCLRDLDTPQQAFAAFQSIRKDRVEKIIKEGRRTGNQKAASNGFQRGVRDLVLPFFLKLGVKATEPVYSYRVSWDEAITPASLAAATR; encoded by the coding sequence ATGGGCAACACAGCAGCGGCGGGGGCACGGAAGGCCGTGCTGATCGGCTGCGGAATCGCGGGCCCGGTACTGGCCATGTTCCTGCAGCGCATCGGCGTGACCGCCGTGATCTACGAAGGGAGCGGCGCGCCCCGCGACGAGGCCGGGGCGTTCCTCAACCTGGCCCCCAACGGGATGGCCGTGCTGGACACCCTCGGCATCCGCGAAGAGGTGGAGAAGTACGGCACCCAGACCACCAGCACCGCCTTCCTCAACCACAAGGGCAAGCAGCTGGGCCTGAACCCGGCCGAGACCCTGCTGATCAAGCGGGGGCTGCTCAACAAGGCACTGCGCGAGGCGGCCGTCGCCCGCGGTGTGCAGATCGAGTTCGACAAGTTCTTCGAGAGCGTGGAGCACACCGCGGACGGCGTGGTGGCCCGCTTCAAGGACGGTTCGAGCGCCGAGGGCGACTTCCTGGTCGGCTGCGACGGCATCCACTCCAAGACCCGTTACACGGTGCTGCCCGACGCTCCGCACCCCCAGTACACCGGCGTCGTCGGCACCGCCGGCTACACACGCAGCGACCAGGCGGCGCCGGCGGACGGCGTGATGCGGATGTCGTTCTGCCTGGAGGGCTTCTTCGGCTATCAGACCACGTCGTCCGGCGAGATCTACTGGTTCGAGAACTTCCACCAGGCCAAGGAGCCCGGACGCGGCGAGCTGGAGCGGACCCCGCACGAGGAGTGGAAGCCGAAGCTGCTCGCCAAGCACCGCCGGGACCACCACCCGGTCTCGGCCATCATCGAGTCCACCGAGAGCGGCATCCTCGGATACCCCATCTACGACATGCTGTCGATCCCGAAGTGGCACAAGGACCTGGTCTGCCTGGTCGGGGACGCGGCTCACGCCACGTCGCCGCACGTGGGTCAGGGCGTTTCGATGGCGATGGAGGACTCGATCGTGCTGGCCAAGTGCCTGCGCGACCTGGACACTCCGCAGCAGGCGTTCGCCGCCTTCCAGTCGATCCGCAAGGACCGGGTGGAGAAGATCATCAAGGAGGGCCGCAGGACCGGTAACCAGAAGGCCGCGTCGAACGGCTTCCAGCGTGGCGTGCGCGACCTGGTGCTGCCCTTCTTCCTCAAGCTCGGCGTCAAGGCCACCGAGCCGGTCTACTCCTACCGTGTCAGCTGGGACGAGGCGATCACGCCGGCTTCCCTCGCTGCCGCAACGCGCTGA
- a CDS encoding VOC family protein yields the protein MAARTVRLWAAGTTASALLAVGLVAAGSTAGADTTKHRPTATATVAPSPTVQTRYGQTTLYTTDVNKLLNFYRDALGFEVLFRLPETGAAVFGTVRLGPDYYITMTTYDNVKQATGIANIGRSRMHQSEVVVLTPDVDALFARAKRAGARVLMAPKDQPWGERSAYVADPEGNLIQISTHTES from the coding sequence ATGGCTGCACGTACCGTCCGGTTGTGGGCGGCGGGCACGACGGCGTCCGCACTGCTGGCCGTGGGCCTCGTGGCCGCCGGCAGCACGGCAGGGGCCGATACCACCAAGCACCGGCCCACGGCGACGGCCACGGTCGCGCCGTCGCCGACGGTGCAGACCCGGTACGGCCAGACGACGCTCTACACGACCGACGTCAACAAGCTGCTGAACTTCTACCGGGACGCGCTGGGGTTCGAGGTGCTGTTCCGCCTGCCGGAGACGGGCGCGGCGGTGTTCGGCACGGTCCGGCTGGGTCCGGACTACTACATCACCATGACCACGTACGACAACGTGAAGCAGGCGACCGGGATCGCGAACATCGGCAGGTCGCGGATGCACCAGTCCGAGGTCGTTGTGCTCACCCCGGACGTGGATGCCCTCTTCGCCAGGGCGAAGAGGGCAGGGGCGAGGGTCCTGATGGCCCCCAAGGACCAGCCGTGGGGCGAGCGTTCGGCCTATGTGGCCGACCCTGAGGGCAATCTGATCCAGATCTCCACGCACACCGAGAGCTGA
- a CDS encoding peptide MFS transporter, producing the protein MSTARAERGPGTGDPGTGQGGAGTGSVRTWPAWYRTLFMSDVWERFGFFGMQAILVLFAVAPRSEGGLGLAKADAAALFGAWIGLAFMLCLPGGWVADRLLGPRRTLLMGAVVTTVGHFALAAPWLWSTPLGLVLLAVGLGLYKPNHQAMLNLMFGKDSGRREAGISLMYVGIQVSALLSPLIAGFLGERVDWRLGFAASGTAMLLGTVQLFLSRHQFQDVGARPGRPLGAEESRRAYRRIGVTAAVVLLLVTGGVASGGLGPAGAIGMVGTVSILAPVLAYTVLYRSKELTVSDRRRLRSFLWIFLGSTLFWSMIAQDGSSLTLFAKESTDRHILGFDVPVSWLQSATPLFILVLAPVFAWALLKHGGGRGGVPVKFATGLGLTGVSFLIMALAATLASGDQKVSPVWLLVVYLMHACGELIVAAVGIAAVADVLPRRFIAHMLGLLWLFAALGGGAGSGMVRLIDVIPEPLYYLMLAVMALAAGGALALRRDAVVRGLAGDAEQPGAVEDGRPADAGSGPGETTLKEDSPA; encoded by the coding sequence ATGAGCACCGCACGCGCTGAACGGGGCCCCGGCACCGGGGACCCGGGTACCGGCCAGGGCGGGGCCGGCACCGGCTCCGTCAGAACCTGGCCGGCCTGGTACCGCACGCTCTTCATGAGTGATGTGTGGGAGCGTTTCGGCTTCTTCGGGATGCAGGCCATCCTCGTCCTGTTCGCCGTCGCTCCGCGCTCCGAAGGCGGCCTGGGACTCGCGAAGGCCGATGCCGCGGCGCTGTTCGGCGCGTGGATCGGGCTCGCCTTCATGCTCTGCCTGCCCGGTGGCTGGGTGGCCGACCGGCTGCTCGGCCCCCGGCGCACCCTGCTGATGGGCGCCGTTGTCACCACCGTCGGCCACTTCGCTCTGGCCGCCCCGTGGCTGTGGAGCACTCCGCTGGGTCTGGTCCTGCTCGCGGTGGGCCTCGGCCTGTACAAGCCGAACCATCAGGCGATGCTCAACCTGATGTTCGGCAAGGACAGCGGCCGCCGCGAGGCGGGTATCTCGCTGATGTACGTCGGCATCCAGGTCAGCGCCCTGCTCTCGCCGCTGATCGCCGGCTTCCTCGGCGAGCGGGTCGACTGGCGGCTCGGTTTCGCGGCCTCCGGAACGGCGATGCTCCTCGGCACCGTCCAGCTGTTCCTCAGCCGGCACCAGTTCCAGGACGTCGGGGCGCGGCCGGGCCGGCCGCTCGGCGCGGAGGAGTCCCGGCGTGCCTACCGCCGGATCGGTGTCACCGCGGCCGTGGTGCTCTTGCTGGTCACCGGAGGTGTGGCATCGGGCGGCCTGGGGCCGGCAGGTGCCATCGGCATGGTCGGCACCGTGAGCATCCTCGCGCCGGTCCTCGCCTACACGGTGCTGTACCGCAGCAAGGAGCTGACGGTTTCGGACCGCAGAAGGCTGCGGTCCTTCCTGTGGATCTTCCTCGGATCGACACTGTTCTGGTCGATGATCGCCCAGGACGGCTCGTCGCTCACCCTGTTCGCCAAGGAGTCGACGGACCGCCACATCCTGGGCTTCGACGTGCCCGTGAGCTGGCTCCAGTCGGCGACCCCGCTGTTCATCCTGGTCCTGGCGCCGGTGTTCGCATGGGCGCTGCTGAAGCACGGCGGCGGGCGCGGCGGTGTGCCGGTCAAGTTCGCCACCGGGCTCGGTCTCACCGGGGTCAGCTTCCTGATCATGGCGCTGGCCGCGACCCTGGCCTCGGGCGACCAGAAGGTCTCCCCGGTGTGGCTGCTGGTCGTCTATCTGATGCACGCATGCGGCGAGTTGATCGTCGCAGCGGTCGGTATCGCGGCCGTGGCCGACGTACTGCCGCGGAGGTTCATCGCACACATGCTGGGTCTGCTCTGGCTGTTCGCCGCGCTCGGCGGCGGCGCGGGCAGTGGCATGGTCCGGCTCATCGACGTCATCCCCGAACCGCTCTACTACCTGATGCTCGCGGTCATGGCGCTGGCGGCCGGCGGCGCACTGGCGCTGCGCAGGGATGCCGTGGTGCGGGGCCTTGCGGGCGACGCGGAGCAGCCGGGTGCGGTCGAGGACGGCAGGCCGGCCGATGCCGGCAGCGGCCCCGGCGAAACCACGCTCAAGGAGGACAGTCCAGCATGA